GAAATCATTAATGAGTATGTTATACCATATTAACTGTATGAATGTATATCAAGTGTGAATATTGGCATTTAAACACTTACCAACCCATCCAGGATGCTTCTGCATAATAACAGCAAATGCAGTCATCTGTTCTAAGATGATGAAATCAATCATGGAAGTATGATTGGCCACAAAAACCTGTTCAACCCATGAACAGAAGCAAAAAGCCATTTAGTAGCAAGAAATTACTTAAATACGCTGCTAACAAAACTTCAGATgacatccaaaaacaaaaaatatttagtcAGAAATACCTGCTTAGGTCGCATGCTAGGCCGTGGCCCATGGTATTTTACAACCCCAGTCCACGACGCAACAAAGAAGCTGCAAATTAACTCCACCAATGACCtctgtaaataaaataaacaaaatggaATATGCTAAATCCAATGCATAACCAGAATTTTAAGAAGATATTAGTAGAGAAAGGAAAGGGCAAGAAGAGGGGCATTGAGACATTAGGGCCATTTATTCAATCTATCTCATAATAAAAAAGCGAATATATGTTGCAGCACCTGCTCCCTTTAATTCACTAAAGATGATGATTTTTCATCAAATAAGctataaaaatcaaaatcaaagaagaatattaaaataagagaaaagaaaaccaacCCTCCCAAAAGAAGGGGCAGGGCCATGCAAGAGTGAGAATCATCACGCTTAGCTGCCTTTGATAGAATAAGCATATCGTAAATGTTCTTGCCAAGAGTCTTCTTTGCAGGAGGCAAACACAAGATTAAGCCCATCAGGCAGATTATTGATAAATGTACAACAAAAGAtttcctttctttccttttgataATGAAGTGAGTTTGTGACAAATGGTTTCTTTCCTATGACAACATAGAAGATCAAGGATCCTTCCACAGATTTTCACATGACCATGAAACCTAGCACGTTGGACAAATGGCTTCTTTCATCTGATGATATAGAGCATGGTTGGGACTCTTCCATAGTCTTCATAGGAACATGGATTCTATCATGTATGACGAATGGATTCTTTCCTATGACAATATAGAGCATCAAGAGTCCCTTCCAAAGATTTCACATAACCATGGATTCTATCATATTCTCCTACAACTTAATATCATCCGTGCCCTATTAGAAGGTTGCTGCAGGTGTTTTATCTAGTCCTAAACAATCTTTAGATACAAGTATCTTTTCTTATACCAAAGGGTTCTACTGCACAGCAATAAGAGTATGTTTAAGAAAACTAAAACGTCGAATTGGTAGATTAATTCTTAGAAGAAAACAATTGATGAACATGCAAGAGAGAACTTCATATTAACCTAATACTTAAATTATGTAAATCACTCTGACAAGTTCACttaaaagcattcaaaatttaTCCAAACCAGACAGTTTAAAGTTGCCATTTCCAATACATACATACAGAGAGACAAACAGAAGCAAACAAAAGagcaatttatcaaaaaagacAAATCCAAAGAGTATGGCATGAATCACAAAGCTGAGCAATAACTATGTGAAAATCTAAAACATGTCACGTTTCACACCTCAATCTTTTCCCTCAACTTGTCATGCCCTTTCAACAGACAATGCACCGGAATAAAAGCCGATAGGAATATTATCCATCCCATTGTCAACACTATAACCCTGCAGATTCAACCAAGACAAGCAAATTCACACGAACCCATTAACAAGGCAAACATTAAGAACATAAAACCCTCCATTTCACAAAATCCCAATTGCTTTAAAATACATTCCGGAGCACAAATTCAATTCCAtttcaaaataaagattttCCAAATCTCGTTAAAGCTTAAAGCATCATgcataacaacaataaatcagCTCCATATTTGAGTGGTAGTAAGGCTAACCTCGCGGGGAATAGAAAGAAATATCGAACTACGACCCCAAAACACCATAGCGGAAACAAATACACATTCCAGTTCCATGGTTCCGGAGGATTCGACTTGAAACATCGTGTGAACGAGTCCTGCTCAGTCATTATCgaaataaaaaacccaaaaacaaaaatagaaaatccaAATTTCTTAAATCTTCAATAAACATAGACAATcaataattcaaaataaaaaatccaaaattttatttctgcCAAAGATCTTCATTAAACATATGGCACAAATCtttatcaacaaaaacaaacacaaaaacaaacgCTTTACATCGACAATGGCACCAGCAGCCTCGGTTAGGGCAGGAGAAATGTCGAGCAAATCACGCCTGCAAAATCATTTTCATTCTCGATTAACGCATTAATTCATCAAACCCCCGTTTGGTTGCCCAGAAAATGACTTTGGAATCTCACAACAGCcacattctttttcttttctactatttctcagcaaccaaacagacccccaatagagagtgagagagtgagagagagagagagtttacagGCGGAGCTTGCCCAGTGGCTCTTGGATGGAGGTTCCCGAAGGGAGGTAGTCCTCGATGTTGGGTTGATCCAAGTCCAATTCGGAGCTTGACAAGTTTAGCTTCTCGCTGCTACTACTCATCTCGCTCGCTCTGTTCTTTGGTCCTTTTCCTCTACTTGTCCCAGTCGTGGACTCGTGGCTCTTTTCGCTTTTGTATGGACTATGGAGGAAGAGTTTCCTTCCACGCACTTCTATGCACCTCAGATCCTctacaaatattacatattacgtacatttattttttaaatcataaaaattagtctttttttttattttaatgagcAAGGCtgtaaattacatttttatccaaCGACAATGATGATATGGTAGCCCTAACCAATTCTTAAAtcaatttatattaaaaaaaaaaaatcaatgattgGTTGAGACTGCCACTTTAGTATTATGGAATAGTTgtgacataaaaatataatttataacatttcttttgtttttttgggtatgTTTTTTACAAATTCTTAAAAGAATTGAAGTAGCGTTTGGTTCGAGGAATCTACTATTCTCCCGgcattcaaattttcaaaaatgtgATACTTGGGAATCTGGATTTCCAAGAATGAGACTATTCCTACATCCAGTGGCGGAGCTAGCTTGGGGTTTGGGGGCCCAAGCCCCGAGGTTttccccacaaaaaaaaaaaaaaattatcccaatttttttttttttggcctccgcctcaaaatttttgtttttcatttgaCCCCCAAATCTCAAATGCTGGCTCCGCTCCTACCTATGTCTGAGAATGAGTAGAAATCTTTTGAGATTCTcttgttttatttacttttatacATCTTGTACGAATTAGATTTTCATGTTTGGTTTTCTCTAAAGCATCCCCTaagaattatttattattctcaaaatattcttattttcaggtgcatgaaataaaagtaaaaaaataaaagcccaATTCAAAActtcttaaaaattaaacaaaaaatgataggGAAGAACAACTCTGTATCAAccgtggttttttttttattcttcaataTACACACGGTCTACACGAGTAACGATATACATCACCCACATCTCCAAAGCTTATGTAGCGTGGTCTCCATAAGGACCATAACATTTGGTAtatgaaaatcaattttttggTTAGGAGACTATGCCATATAAACTTTGAAGATGGGATGATATATTTCATTACTCATTTCTACACTAAtggaattattattttttaatcttaaattaaataaaacttgttcattttctttttgcatGGAATAAAATAGTTCGtcatttttgtataaaaaatttacGAACAGTCACAATCAACTATTCCATGTACATagtctattaaaaaaattaaaatagaataaaataaaaccacaaCAAAATTATCGCAGTCTATTTTTCTTGTATGACTGTAATAATAtccaataaaagaaaaggacaacTAAATAGTAGcattaaaaagttttttattttttattttttaaaaaaaaaaaatcatcttatccatatatatatatatatgagaactTTATTACATAGtcatatttatagtttttttaggACAAAGAAATGTGGATTTTCTCGGTCTCGCCTCGCTTTAAGGGAATCCAAATTTCCTTAATAATCTCGAATCCCTCCACCTAAGATCAACCATGCAAACGAggtatcatttaaaattttcagaaaatcttaaATGACTGCCTTATCCAAACGCCTCATAAAAGTTATATGTGTAGAgttaaaattatttatcaaaattttattattataatttatttttttgtttatgtttcagtcagtcaaatgaattaaaaaatgtgAATTAATATTTTCACATTTTGGATGGATTTTGGTGTCGGTCGGTAGTGTTTATGGTACGTtgttaaagaaaagagagttaTAAACTTATAAGGGATCAATATtttcacaattaaaaaaataattaaaattttagaaaaatttgcATCACTGAATTACAAATCATTCTCTCGTatcaaaattaatcaaaaaacTCATGTGGTTAGCCTAATTTATAAATCGTTTCTTGGAGTTAAATTccgtaaaaaaatttaacagattccgttaagcACTGTGTCTCATCATTAATAAGATAGCGACACGTGTTACTCTTAATagaaaatatcaatatattaaaaaaaatataaataaataaaacttaaaaaacaaaattgagaaaaGGAAATGAGTGGTTGCCGattgggcagccacccccaaaggaaCCTAAGGTATCTACCCAGCCAACAGCCACCCAtttccatttttcattttttttaatatatttatatttattttattaagagtgacatttGTCTCCATTTTATTGACGCTGACGTGGCGCCtaatagaatctgtcaaaatttttagcagaatttgactctagggagcgatttgtaaattaagtcaaccacaagtatctctaaattaattttgatataacaaggagtgatttataatttatgcTAACCACAAGGACTAATAGtataatttttcctatattataCTAATATTTTACCGTTGTTCTATTATGTTAATATGACATTGTCAATTTACCCTTAAATCAatcatattaaataataataataataataaaataaaattagcacTGTCACATGCATAGTAAGATAAGTAGTAAAATATTAGTTAGAATATAGCGGCTTCCAAACAAACTGAAAAGAACGATCTATTTGCTCAATTGTGATGGTGTGTGTTTGCTTTGACTTGTGATGGGTGTCTGCTTTAAGAGGGTGTCTATGGAGTGGTTGACATGTTTGGAACATCCTATGTAGATGGTGGTTGTGGTTGTGGATTAGTGGGTATATATGATAGTGATTTGAGCCCGTCGGTTGTGTCGGTGGGCTAAATGTTTTAAAGAGTACCATTAGAAGTGCTatagcttttattataaatttattgtaaaCTGATGAGGTAATTTCACGTGTCACTTATCGTATTGAcgactaaataattaaatttttcaactaaattttgttgtttaattttttcaccATTTAAGATATTGTTACATAAGTTTGTAAGAATCCATAGTAAAAATCG
The sequence above is drawn from the Alnus glutinosa chromosome 11, dhAlnGlut1.1, whole genome shotgun sequence genome and encodes:
- the LOC133882853 gene encoding glycerol-3-phosphate acyltransferase 9, translated to MSSSSEKLNLSSSELDLDQPNIEDYLPSGTSIQEPLGKLRLRDLLDISPALTEAAGAIVDDSFTRCFKSNPPEPWNWNVYLFPLWCFGVVVRYFFLFPARVIVLTMGWIIFLSAFIPVHCLLKGHDKLREKIERSLVELICSFFVASWTGVVKYHGPRPSMRPKQVFVANHTSMIDFIILEQMTAFAVIMQKHPGWVGLLQSTILESVGCIWFNRSEAKDREIVARKLREHIQAPDNNPLLIFPEGTCVNNHYTVMFKKGAFELGCTVCPIAIKYNKIFVDAFWNSRKQSFTTHLLQLMTSWAVVCDVWYLEPQSLKPGETPIEFAERVRDIISVRAGLRKVPWDGYLKYSRPSPKHRELKQQSFAESMLRRLEEK